From one Brevibacterium sp. 'Marine' genomic stretch:
- a CDS encoding relaxase/mobilization nuclease domain-containing protein, with protein sequence MSTVNVKPSRSASDSVGYALYGNDKDKRTEHVQTGTDRAAAMSCSVESPWAFVARAEALARAHGRKNELYSYTQNFSPDEFGKNDRGHVQRVNELGVKLAERMHSADHLVVTHADSAGGHLHNHFYVINHDSLTGKSLQRNTSWKNGLRRANDELMQDEGCQVLPSPEQAKPDWSQRREDFASGGFERILGDKVAASLRDKRSVDRAGFTEVLDEHGVALAETQRDGWTYKMRRADNGKLGRKKASGLTPEFTAEGAQQIFEFHENNRPKEQSNEHSRRDEERAAGDRTELDGVESVGACERRRHRSGQQADEGRERTEVVSADRDRGNRQGGAEGPAVDLAAVRQQVAADREHAQRVRGESRREAAAERLAELDRRSANESSSYGLGD encoded by the coding sequence ATGAGTACGGTCAACGTGAAGCCATCGCGGTCCGCCAGCGACTCGGTCGGGTACGCGCTGTACGGCAACGACAAGGACAAGCGCACAGAGCACGTCCAGACCGGCACCGATCGTGCCGCAGCGATGTCGTGCTCGGTGGAGTCGCCGTGGGCCTTCGTCGCCCGCGCAGAGGCTCTGGCGAGGGCCCACGGGCGGAAGAACGAGCTGTACTCGTACACGCAGAATTTCTCGCCGGACGAGTTCGGCAAGAACGACCGGGGGCACGTGCAGCGGGTCAATGAGCTGGGCGTGAAGCTCGCGGAGCGGATGCACTCGGCCGATCACCTCGTGGTGACCCACGCCGACTCGGCCGGCGGGCACCTGCACAACCACTTCTACGTCATCAACCACGACAGCCTCACCGGGAAGTCGCTGCAGCGGAACACGTCGTGGAAGAACGGCCTGCGCCGGGCCAACGACGAACTGATGCAAGACGAGGGGTGCCAGGTCCTCCCGTCGCCGGAGCAAGCAAAGCCGGACTGGTCGCAGCGCCGGGAGGACTTCGCGTCAGGCGGATTCGAGCGCATCCTCGGGGACAAGGTCGCCGCCTCGCTGCGGGACAAGCGGTCAGTGGACCGGGCGGGATTCACCGAGGTACTCGACGAGCATGGCGTCGCCCTCGCAGAGACCCAGCGTGACGGCTGGACGTACAAGATGCGCCGGGCCGACAACGGCAAGCTCGGCCGGAAGAAAGCATCCGGGCTGACGCCCGAGTTCACCGCCGAGGGCGCACAGCAAATCTTCGAGTTCCACGAGAACAACCGACCGAAGGAGCAGAGCAATGAGCATTCTCGACGAGATGAGGAACGAGCAGCAGGAGACCGAACCGAGCTCGACGGCGTCGAATCTGTCGGAGCCTGCGAACGCCGACGTCATCGCAGCGGTCAACAGGCAGACGAAGGCCGTGAACGGACTGAAGTCGTATCTGCGGATCGCGATCGAGGAAACCGTCAAGGAGGAGCTGAAGGGCCTGCCGTCGACCTTGCAGCCGTCCGTCAACAAGTCGCCGCAGATCGAGAGCACGCTCAGAGAGTTCGGGGAGAGTCTCGACGGGAAGCAGCTGCAGAGCGCCTCGCAGAGCTTGATCGCCGAAGCGCAAATGAATCGAGCAGTTACGGCCTCGGCGACTGA